Part of the Desulfolutivibrio sulfoxidireducens genome is shown below.
TTTTTTCGAGATTCAGGCAAGAGGCAGCTCTCTACCGGGCAAAAGCGGCCAAGGCCCGGCGCATGCCAGGCGCGCCCCGGCCGCTTTTGCCCGGTTGACCAGGCGGCCCGCCTTTGGCATGGCCGTGTGGCGGCGACAGCATGGATCAACGCCGACAAAACGGCCAACGCGGCGCATAGGGGGGAAGACATGAAAGGCGTATGGGACGGACTGGACAAGGAGCGGATAGGAAAAGCGGTGGTCACCGCCTACATGAGCGACGAATACCTGGAGATTCTGGCCGAGATCAACAACGCCGAGGCCGCAACCGGGGTACGGCTGGCCCAGGACCGCATCAAGGAAATCATGGCCGTGTGGCGGGAGGAATGCCCGGACTACGCCTTCATGGTGGACTGCCTGTACCTTTTCGCGGAAAAACGGATCCGGGACTTCACCGGCCAGGAGTGACCCCGGACGGCCTTTTTCAGGACCGAACCTCGAGCACCCGGTCCAGTCCGGCCAGATCCTTGATCACCTCGACATGGTCGAACGCCGCGAAGGCCCGCCTGGCCGCGTCCGCCTGGGTCCAGCCCATCTCCATGAGAAAGACCCCGCCCGGGGACAGGCATTCCCGGGCCACCTGGGCCAGGACCGGAAAACACTCGCCGCCCGTCTCCCCCCGGGGATGCGGCACCAGCGCCGAAACCGGCTCGTACCGGGAGACCTCCGGGCTTAAGGAGGCATATTCGGCCCGGCTCACGTACGGAGGATTGGACACCAGGCACCCGAACCGCTCCCCGCGTCCGCTCAAGACCGAAAAATCCCCGGCCACGAACTCGATACGCTCCGACACCCCGTGCCGCCGGGCATTCTCCCGGGCCACGCCAAGGGCCGCCGGGCTTACGTCCACGGCCAACCCGCTCCACCCCGGAAACCTCACGGCCAGGGTCACCGCCAGACACCCGGAACCCGTGCCCAGATCCGCGAACCGCTCAAGCCCATCCCGGGGGAAACGCGCCTCCACGCGCTCCACGACACACTCCGTCTCCGGCCGGGGAATGAGCACATCCGGGGTGACGCGAAACGACAGCCCGTAAAACTCCCGCTCCCCCACCAGATACGCCGCCGGTTCCCCCTTGCCCCGCCGCGCCACCAGTTCCCGGCACCGGGCCAGCTCGGCCTCCGAAAGCGGCCGGTCCATGTCCAAAAAAAGACCCAGCCGCTCGA
Proteins encoded:
- the prmC gene encoding peptide chain release factor N(5)-glutamine methyltransferase, which codes for MEKRPTVRDILTKSEDYLAGKGVDSPRLSAQMLLAHVLGLERLGLFLDMDRPLSEAELARCRELVARRGKGEPAAYLVGEREFYGLSFRVTPDVLIPRPETECVVERVEARFPRDGLERFADLGTGSGCLAVTLAVRFPGWSGLAVDVSPAALGVARENARRHGVSERIEFVAGDFSVLSGRGERFGCLVSNPPYVSRAEYASLSPEVSRYEPVSALVPHPRGETGGECFPVLAQVARECLSPGGVFLMEMGWTQADAARRAFAAFDHVEVIKDLAGLDRVLEVRS